A single genomic interval of Picosynechococcus sp. PCC 7003 harbors:
- a CDS encoding phosphodiesterase, producing the protein MVLIAQITDTHLLDHPDAEMRGVKTDASFQAVLAAAQQFKPDRVILTGDLAHHGEAIAYKRLRDLVEATQIPSYWLPGNHDDPKVMAEILQGDYLSPEKSVSLGPWQLLLLDSFLKNPEYGEGFLDANQLAWLAENLEQYQNSPVAIAIHHHVVPAGVDWLDQIDVTNRAEFWEIIQNHPQVKTVFFGHVHLEYSVTQGEIPCFGTPSTCTQVTPPDQEPIAGDRQLWEQPGFRLFELQDDGHFATTVQRIPWFT; encoded by the coding sequence ATGGTTCTCATTGCCCAGATTACTGATACCCACCTCCTCGACCATCCCGATGCCGAAATGCGGGGCGTGAAAACGGATGCGTCTTTTCAGGCGGTATTGGCGGCGGCGCAACAGTTTAAACCAGATCGCGTGATTCTAACGGGGGATTTGGCCCACCACGGTGAGGCGATCGCCTATAAACGGTTACGGGATTTAGTCGAAGCGACCCAGATTCCCAGCTATTGGCTGCCGGGGAATCATGATGATCCGAAAGTTATGGCAGAGATTTTACAGGGAGATTACCTTTCGCCCGAAAAGAGCGTTTCCCTGGGGCCATGGCAACTGCTGCTGTTGGATTCGTTTCTTAAAAATCCAGAATATGGCGAGGGGTTTTTAGATGCGAATCAATTGGCTTGGCTCGCGGAAAACCTGGAACAATATCAAAATTCTCCAGTGGCGATCGCCATCCATCACCATGTGGTGCCAGCGGGGGTTGATTGGCTTGATCAAATTGATGTGACCAACCGCGCTGAGTTTTGGGAAATTATCCAAAACCATCCCCAGGTGAAAACGGTTTTCTTTGGCCATGTGCATCTGGAATACAGCGTCACCCAAGGGGAAATTCCCTGCTTTGGTACACCATCAACTTGCACCCAAGTGACGCCGCCGGATCAGGAACCCATCGCAGGCGATCGCCAACTGTGGGAACAACCGGGTTTCCGTCTGTTTGAACTCCAGGACGATGGTCACTTTGCAACAACGGTACAACGCATTCCGTGGTTTACATAG